The following proteins are encoded in a genomic region of Haloarcula salinisoli:
- a CDS encoding LUD domain-containing protein — protein MANKDGYAETVDYDESLDTHPTDDELDAAVESLEASGFDVVVVDDAAAALDELTSQIPAGASVMDGHSTTLEEIGFMDHLMEGDHEWDNRHGEVYGIDDDAERLRARREAQASDYFVGSVNAIAATGELVAADASGSRIGAYPFAASNLLLVAGTNKLVDDLDAALDRLEDVAYPLENARAQEAYGQGSMIGKQLIYRQEAEEGRTTLVLVRESLGY, from the coding sequence ATGGCGAACAAGGACGGCTACGCCGAGACGGTCGATTACGACGAATCGCTGGACACCCATCCCACCGACGACGAACTCGACGCCGCCGTCGAGAGCCTCGAAGCCAGCGGCTTCGACGTCGTCGTCGTCGACGACGCGGCCGCGGCCCTGGACGAACTCACGAGTCAGATTCCCGCCGGGGCCAGCGTGATGGACGGCCACTCCACGACGCTCGAGGAAATCGGGTTCATGGACCACCTGATGGAGGGCGACCACGAGTGGGACAACCGCCACGGCGAGGTCTATGGCATCGACGACGACGCCGAACGTCTGCGCGCCCGCCGCGAGGCCCAGGCCAGCGACTACTTCGTCGGCAGCGTCAACGCCATCGCCGCCACCGGCGAACTCGTCGCCGCCGACGCCTCCGGCAGCCGCATCGGGGCGTATCCGTTCGCCGCTTCGAACCTCCTGCTGGTCGCCGGCACCAACAAGCTCGTCGACGACCTCGACGCGGCGCTGGACCGCCTGGAGGACGTGGCCTACCCGCTGGAGAACGCCCGCGCACAGGAGGCCTACGGCCAGGGAAGCATGATCGGGAAGCAGCTCATCTACCGGCAGGAAGCAGAGGAGGGCCGAACGACGCTGGTGCTGGTTCGCGAGTCGCTGGGGTACTAG